The Kribbella sp. NBC_00662 nucleotide sequence AGGCGCAGTTCGATGGCGAGCATGAGGCCGTTCGGTCCGGCCCCGGCAATGACGACTTCGGCGTCCATGGCGATCCTCCGTTTGGGCATGACTGACCACCCCGACGGCTGGTCAGGGGAATCAAGAAGTTGGTTTATTCAGGCACGGGCAGGCCGGCCTCGACCTGGTCGAGCGCCTCGGACAGCAGGTCGGCGATCGACCGCGGCGGATCGGCCCGCAACCACTCGGCCATCACGACCCCGCGGGCTGCGCCGATCACCTCCGCGACCAGCCGTGGATACAGCCCGGTGGTCCCGGTCCGATCGGCGATAGCGGCAGCCATCTCGTCGCCGACCCGTGCGTACGCCCGCGCGATCGCACCCTGTAGCTGGGGCTCGGTCATCATCAACCGGATGCCCTTGATCCACTGCTCGTCCGGCGGACGCCGCCCGCCGTGGCCCTCCTCGCCGAGCGCGAAATGGGCCTCGATCGCGGCCCGGATCGCCACCCACAACGGCTCGTCGGCGGGCCGCGCCCGGAGCTCTTCGGCGATCCGCAGAGTGCGATCCACCTCGCGCGCGGCGATCGCGTCCGCCTTGCTGTCGAAGTAGTTGCGGAACGTCCGCAGCGAGACCCCGGCCTCGGCGGCGATGTCCTCGATCCGGACCGCGCCGTACCCACGCTCGACGGCGAGCCGGACCGCCGCCCAGCTCAACGCGATCCGCGTCTCCTGCTTCTTCCGCTCCCGCAACCCTTCGGCCATGACACGACCGTAGCAGAAGTTGCCGAAAGAGCAAAGATGCCTTTTAGGCAATTTCACCCTAAGGCGGGAATCCCGGCGGCCCGCCATGGTTGGGTTACGACATGACGGTGTCCCCGCTGGTCTGGGTGCTGACGTTGGTCGCGATCGTCGGCCTGCTGCTGTTCGACTACTTCTTCCACGTCCGCTCGGCACACGTCCCGACACTGCGCGAGGCCGCGGTCT carries:
- a CDS encoding TetR/AcrR family transcriptional regulator, with product MAEGLRERKKQETRIALSWAAVRLAVERGYGAVRIEDIAAEAGVSLRTFRNYFDSKADAIAAREVDRTLRIAEELRARPADEPLWVAIRAAIEAHFALGEEGHGGRRPPDEQWIKGIRLMMTEPQLQGAIARAYARVGDEMAAAIADRTGTTGLYPRLVAEVIGAARGVVMAEWLRADPPRSIADLLSEALDQVEAGLPVPE